The following proteins come from a genomic window of Larimichthys crocea isolate SSNF chromosome III, L_crocea_2.0, whole genome shotgun sequence:
- the tor2a gene encoding prosalusin: protein MLAVLCVLFLYFYNPVCGVFQKLYCTISDSCDCDFKPNIRDLEWDLYKNLYGQHLAQDIVSEEVTRFLQNKNPERPLVLSFHGSSGTGKTMVSSMLGNHLYGSAMSSPYVHQFVPTLHFPLPGRVKKYREELKSWVQGNLTECARSVFLFDEMEKLPPGLIDVLEPFLGPSHVVFRTNYRKAIYVFISTTGEEVINKMAVENRQAGQDREEIKLADLQKAIAETVYNSNTSGFFHSSIIQQKLITSFVPFLPLSRHHVERCVRSQLCQRGSCARSDVVEAVGGDMIYTPSSGKYFSSTGCKAVPAKINLFL, encoded by the exons ATGCTGGCCGtcctgtgtgtgctgtttttatacttttataacCCGGTTTGTGGAGTTTTTCAGAAACTTTACTGCACCATATCAGACAGCTGCGACTGCGACTTCAAGCCGAACATCAGAG ACCTGGAGTGGGACCTCTACAAAAATCTTTACGGACAACACTTGGCCCAGGACATTGTGTCAGAGGAGGTTACAAGGTTCCTTCAGAATAAAAACCCTGAGCGGCCCCTCGTGCTGTCTTTTCATGGCTCCTCTGGGACTGGGAAGACGATGGTCAGCTCAATGCTGGGAAATCATCTGTACGGATCTGCGATGAGCAGCCCGTACGTCCATCAGTTTGTCCCCACGCTGCACTTCCCTTTACCTGGCCGGGTCAAGAAGTACAGG GAGGAGTTGAAGAGCTGGGTGCAGGGGAACTTGACAGAGTGCGCTCgctctgttttcctttttgacGAGATGGAGAAGTTGCCTCCAGGTCTCATCGATGTCTTGGAGCCCTTCCTGGGTCCCTCCCACGTTGTGTTTCGTACCAACTACCGCAAGGCCATCTATGTCTTTATTag caCCACAGGGGAGGAGGTGATTAACAAAATGGCAGTGGAGAACCGGCAGGCtggacaggacagagaggagattAAATTGGCCGACTTGCAAAAAGCCATCGCAGAAACAGTGTACAACAGCAACACAA GTGGCTTCTTCCACTCCAGCATCATCCAGCAGAAGCTCATCACCAGCTTCGTTCCGTTTCTTCCGCTGAGTCGACACCACGTCGAGCGTTGTGTGCGCTCGCAGCTCTGCCAGCGAGGTAGCTGTGCCCGCAGTGACGTGGTAGAGGCAGTAGGGGGCGACATGATCTACACTCCCAGTTCAGGAAAGTACTTTTCCTCGACAGGCTGTAAAGCTGTCCCTGCCAAAATCAACCTCTTCCTGTGA
- the sh2d3cb gene encoding LOW QUALITY PROTEIN: SH2 domain containing 3Cb (The sequence of the model RefSeq protein was modified relative to this genomic sequence to represent the inferred CDS: inserted 2 bases in 1 codon): MNKRKLSMKWFGSITNLSIRRSEKANTKAATEHDGILNSIKSAAGGQSVDDMGSGPLNSSYACSTEMYTHVGTVPRNHKKKKSCKGLKEKKKKKEEEEEEEKDGGSQTGEHVRDSPLLGALSSLSLSSLDHPLPVSPLARPLPATPAARRASPLTSASENCSNDPSADPVKRQEALSQSKDALVTDEPEKEPSNMATNGQTALLQNVYVRMDPVTEAAPSHVDNQTKRQRVNRSKQETTKTENSSEAESIDSLQDLKDSGGEYVKFSKDKFWLEPPSEKLRKQLEEELKLSGTNLKSHAWYHGRIPWEVSESLVVNHGDFLIRDSQSSQGDFVLTSHWEQKTLHFLIKKTVVQSGETYTRVQYSLEDEAFDSLPALVHFYVGSRAALTQWSGTQIHQPVNRTLPLSHLETAFCTAASHRGLQNNSVSREDRVCPRSPSSLHHREADANKEEDDRLLPTAGESSLSTVYNTPLSRSPSISQAASMAPSLSLSNHWDTSQPSPLPLVPSTDSVALNGSCYTELVPGPQSYVERLQTEEGSVGIGPTRSEVDQYSCNCVFQVARILEVTPEVQRMMGVSSGMELLTLPHGHQLRLDLLERFQTMVTMLVXNVLGCTGTTEERASLLHKIIQIAAELKSTMGNMFGFTAVMRALELPQVSRLEQTWTTLRQRHTEGAILYEKTLRPFMKSLNDGRESCPLSNTTFPHVLPLLSLLEKSMAVCEGTEPWETVEVGVDVVMYHLGAARTIAQLGGIYRSNAESKFQGFQEQTEVLELFQTDFQMRLLWGSRGAEENQALRYSKFDQVLTALSNKLEPPVRSR, from the exons GTATGAAGTGGTTTGGGAGCATCACCAATCTCTCCATCCGCCGCTCAGAGAAGGCCAACACCAAGGCAGCCACAGAGCATGATGGGATCCTCAACAGTATTAAATCAGCAGCGGGGGGCCAATCAGTGGATGACATGGGGTCCGGCCCCCTCAACTCCAGTTATGCCTGCTCCACTGAAATGTACACACATGTGGGTACTGTGCCCCGCAaccacaagaagaagaagagctgtaAGGggctgaaggagaagaagaagaagaaagaggaggaggaagaggaggagaaggatgggGGGAGCCAGACGGGGGAACATGTCCGAGACTCCCCTCTGCTTGGTGCCCTGTCTAGCCTCAGTTTGTCCAGTCTGGACCACCCTCTACCTGTTTCTCCACTGGCCCGGCCATTGCCGGCCACGCCAGCAGCCAGACGGGcttcacctttgacctcagcATCTGAAAACTGCTCCAATGATCCTTCAGCAGACCCTGTTAAGAGACAAGAAGCATTGTCACAGAGCAAAGATGCTTTAGTAACTGATGAACCTGAAAAAGAGCCTTCAAACATGGCAACTAATGGACAAACAGCTTTGCTGCAGAACGTATACGTGCGGATGGACCCAGTAACTGAAGCAGCTCCCAGCCACGTGGACAACCAAACAAAGAGGCAACGGGTCAACAGGAGTAAACAGGAAACCACAAAGACTGAGAACAGCTCGGAAGCAGAGAGCATAGACAG tctgcAGGACCTGAAGGACAGTGGTGGAGAATATGTGAAG TTCTCCAAAGACAAGTTCTGGTTGGAGCCGCCTTCGGAGAAATTGaggaagcagctggaggaggagctgaagctGAGCGGCACCAACCTGAAGAGTCATGCCTGGTACCACGGACGTATACCCTGGGAG GTGTCAGAGAGCCTGGTGGTCAACCATGGCGACTTCCTCATCAGAGACTCTCAGTCCAGTCAGGGCGACTTTGTCCTCACCAGCCACTGGGAGCAGAAAACACTCCACTTCCTCATCAAGAAGACAGTGGTTCAGTCTGGAGAGACGTACACTCGGGTCCAGTACAGCCTGGAAGACGAGGCCTTCGACTCTTTACCAGCTCTTGTTCACTTTTACGTGGGAAGCAGGGCAGCTCTGACCCAGTGGAGTGGCACTCAGATTCACCAACCGGTGAACAGGACACTGCCTCTAAGCCACTTGGAGACGGCCTTCTGCACTGCAGCCAGCCACAGAGGGCTGCAGAACAACAGTGTGAGCAGAGAAGACAGGGTCTGTCCCAGAAG tccttcctctctccaccaCAGGGAGGCAGATGCGAACAAGGAGGAGGATGACCGGCTTCTGCCGACTGCTGGAGAATCCTCACTCTCTACCGTGTACAACA ctccactgtCTAGGAGCCCCAGCATTAGCCAGGCAGCCAGCATGGCACCATCCCTGTCCCTCTCCAACCACTGGGATACCTCCCAACCCTCCCCTCTCCCACTAGTCCCCTCCACGGACAGTGTAGCCCTAA ATGGAAGCTGCTACACAGAGCTGGTCCCCGGCCCTCAGAGCTACGTGGagaggctgcagacagaggaagggTCCGTGGGCATTGGTCCAACTAGA TCAGAGGTAGACCAATACTCATGTAACTGTGTTTTCCAGGTGGCCAGAATTCTGGAGGTGACTCCGGAGGTGCAAAGGATGATGGGAGTTAGTTCTGGGATGGAGCTGCTCACGTTGCCACATGGCCATCAGTTGAGACTGGACCTGCTGGAGAG GTTCCAAACCATGGTGACTATGTTGGT TAATGTGTTGGGTTGCACAGGGACGACTGAGGAGAGGGCCAGTCTGTTGCATAAAATCATCCAAATCGCTGCTGAACTCAAGAGCACTATGGGCAACATGTTTGGCTTCACTGCTGTCATGAGAGCCTTAGAGCTCCCACAG GTTTCCCGTCTAGAGCAGACCTGGACGACGTTACGGCAGCGACACACAGAGGGCGCTATTCTCTACGAGAAAACTCTGAGGCCGTTCATGAAGAGTCTGAACGATGGGAGAG AAAGCTGTCCACTGTCTAACACCACCTTCCCTCACGTGCTCccccttctgtctctgttgGAGAAGAGCATGGCAGTGTGTGAGGGGACGGAGCCATGGGAGACGGTGGAAGTTGGGGTGGATGTG GTCATGTATCACCTGGGGGCGGCGAGGACCATCGCTCAGTTGGGGGGAATCTACCGCTCCAACGCTGAGAGCAAATTCCAAG GTTTCCAGGAGCAGACAGAGGTCCTGGAGCTCTTCCAGACTGACTTCCAGATGAGGCTGCTGTGGGGGAGCAGGGGAGCCGAGGAGAACCAGGCACTGCGATACTCAAAGTTTGACCAGGTGCTGACCGCCTTGTCCAACAAGCTGGAGCCACCTGTGAGATCACGCTGA